In a single window of the Elaeis guineensis isolate ETL-2024a chromosome 4, EG11, whole genome shotgun sequence genome:
- the LOC114913361 gene encoding disease resistance protein RPM1-like, with product MSELEAGYQRFGNVWAAYKERSAVAEAERAMLADDLQQSANREAKFFIVLDDVWKTDMWEDLLEYSFESTTARGRIVIATRNMNVPRNIGAEINHVDKMYNDDGWKLLCKKVFGDDDEEEEISRLRDIGIKIVEKCDGLPLAIKVIAGVLRSMDRNTIEWNKVLESDVWSMSQLHEELPGALFLSGENLSSDIKQCFLYCSLFPEDSSMLHEDLIRYWVAKGFVKATPGRTVMENLAEDYLRELIRRNLLLRFLALF from the exons atgtcggaactggaggccgggtaccaAAGGTTCGGCAATGTCTGGGCCGCTtataaggagaggtcggcggtGGCCGAAGccgagagggcgatgttggccgacGACCTTCAGCAATCGGCcaaccgggaggccaa ATTCTTTATTGTATTAGATGATGTATGGAAGACAGATATGTGGGAAGATTTGCTTGAATATTCCTTTGAAAGCACGACAGCTCGTGGCAGGATTGTGATTGCCACTCGAAACATGAACGTGCCTAGAAATATTGGAGCAGAGATCAATCATGTTGATAAAATGTATAACGACGATGGCTGGAAATTGCTCTGCAAGAAAGTCTTTGGagatgatgatgaggaggaggagatcTCTAGGTTAAGAGATATCGGGATTaaaattgttgaaaaatgtgATGGTCTTCCTCTTGCAATCAAGGTCATTGCAGGGGTTTTGCGATCGATGGATAGAAACACCATAGAATGGAATAAGGTTCTCGAAAGTGATGTCTGGTCTATGAGCCAACTTCACGAAGAACTCCCAGGAGCTCTCTTTTTAAGCGGTGAAAATTTATCCTCTGATATCAAACAATGTTTTCTTTATTGCTCGTTGTTTCCTGAGGACTCTAGCATGCTTCATGAGGATCTCATTCGTTACTGGGTGGCCAAGGGTTTTGTAAAAGCAACACCAGGACGTACAGTTATGGAAAATCTAGCAGAGGATTACCTCAGAGAGTTAATTAGGAGGAACCTTCTGCTACGTTTCCTTGCTCTGTTTTAG
- the LOC109505233 gene encoding uncharacterized protein (The sequence of the model RefSeq protein was modified relative to this genomic sequence to represent the inferred CDS: added 20 bases not found in genome assembly), which produces MVVAATTASSTVESQARVLLHWKSTLQNPHTQQLSSWSLSNHTCMWYGITCTEINGGPPVITGISLPRAGLVGKLDSLNFSALPSLTRLHLRRNYFFATIPPSISTLSALTSLDLSHNHLSGNLSIAFARLSNLTEIDLSSNQFANALPPDIGQLKSLRALRLSQNNLTGPIPPTLGNLTNLRLLYLYRNQFSGYIPRELGNLVNLLDLNISYNNLIGPIPFNLGNLIKLRTLYLNNNNLSDRIPRELGNLVNLRNLEISENQLLGSIPSTLGNLTMLNTLNLFTNHLSGTIPHELGKLSHVYELAIYKNQLSGSIPSTLGNLTMLDTLYLCTNNLSGTIPHELGKLVNLHNLDISENQLSSSIPSILGNLTMLDTLYLYTNNLSGTIPHELGKLVNLHTLYISENQLSGSIPSILGNLTNLRLLYLHINLFSSNIPHELGNLVNLLDLEISYNNLIGPIPSNLGNLINLKTLYLDVNNLSGTIPHELGNLVNLRNLEISKNQLSGSIPSTLGNLTMLDILYLYTNNLSGTIPHELGNLVNLRNLGLSENQLSGSIPSTLGNLTNLIEFNALNNQLSGSLSQELGNHTNLVFLDMSDNNLSGYLPSQICKGGVLQHLVVANNYFKGPIPSSLKNCSSLFRVRLDGNKLNENISEAFGIYPKLDYIDMSYNQLYGQISSSWAYCQNLTSFKVSGNLLTGSIPSEFGKLAQLQLLDLSSNQLAGEIPKELGTMSLLFNLTLSGNKIFGIIPLEFRKLSNLQILDLSNNDISGPIPKQLEDCINLRTLKLGKNKLNGSIPSQIGGLERLQDVLDLSHNFLEGEIPSQLAGLTYLISLNLSHNNLSGAIPSSFGSMLSLSSIDVSYNNLEGPVPKSKLFQNAQAEWFIQNKGLCGEVPSLPSCGSTTVSIRHSTKNHIILFAITPTLGSLVLLGMFAIIIAALCRRGKPAEQKDNYVIIGDIFSILNFDGRVAYDYIIDASENFDEKYCIGGGTYGKVYKVELPMKQVVAVKKLHPMEEVFDEKSFKSEIQALTRIRHRNIVKLHGFCSNPVCKFLIYQYIEKESLASNLRSQETVEDLNWERRVRIIKDVAHALSYMHHDCNPSIVHRDISSNNILLDSDFKAYLSDFGTARILRSDLSNWSMLAGTVGYTAPGNLLTGSIPSEFGKLAQLQLLDLSSNQLAGEIPKELELSYTTKANEKCDVYSFGIIILEIIMGKHPRDLISSLSSSNIQQMLFIDVLDQRISPPTAYMVKEVLLLAIIAFSCIHGTPQARPTMQRVSHLFMSGNIPTIHEPFNSIKLHQLVEFSI; this is translated from the exons TGCTTCTTCAACCGTTGAATCCCAAGCGAGAGTTCTGCTCCACTGGAAATCCACCCTTCAAAATCCACACACCCAACAACTCAGTTCTTGGTCTCTCTCCAACCATACTTGCATGTGGTATGGTATCACCTGCACGGAGATTAATGGAGGCCCACCTGTGATCACTGGCATCAGCCTACCTCGTGCGGGCTTGGTAGGTAAGCTCGATAGCCTCAACTTCTCCGCCCTTCCATCTCTCACTCGCCTCCACCTCCGACGCAACTACTTCTTTGCAACAATCCCGCCCAGCATCAGCACGCTTTCCGCTCTCACCTCCCTCGATCTCTCCCATAATCACCTTTCCGGCAATCTGTCCATCGCTTTTGCCCGCCTCTCCAACCTGACTGAGATCGATCTCTCCTCGAACCAATTCGCAAACGCACTGCCTCCAGACattggtcagctcaagagtctacgTGCACTTCGTTTGTCCCAAAACAATCTCACTGGACCCATCCCTCCGACCCTCGGTAACCTGACCAACCTAAGGTTGCTTTACCTTTATAGAAACCAATTCTCTGGTTATATTCCTCGTGAACTAGGCAATCTAGTTAACCTCTTGGATCTAAATATCTCGTATAATAATTTAATAGGTCCCATCCCTTTCAATTTAGGCAATCTCATCAAACTCAGGACTCTGTACCTCAACAACAATAATTTATCAGACAGAATTCCTCGTGAATTAGGCAATCTAGTGAACTTACGTAATCTAGAAATCTCAGAAAATCAACTCTTAGGTTCTATCCCTTCCACTTTAGGAAATCTCACCATGCTTAACACCTTAAACCTCTTCACCAATCATTTATCTGGCACTATCCCTCATGAATTAGGCAAACTTAGTCATGTATATGAACTAGCAATCTATAAAAATCAACTATCGGGCTCAATTCCTTCCACTTTAGGAAACCTCACCATGCTTGATACCTTATACCTCTGCACCAATAATTTATCAGGCACAATCCCTCATGAATTAGGCAAACTAGTGAACTTACATAATCTAGATATCTCAGAAAATCAACTATCAAGTTCCATTCCTTCCATTTTAGGAAACCTCACCATGCTTGATACCTTATACCTCTACACCAATAATTTATCAGGCACCATCCCTCATGAATTAGGCAAACTAGTGAACTTACATACTCTATATATCTCAGAAAATCAACTATCAGGCTCCATTCCTTCCATCCTTGGTAACCTAACCAACCTAAGATTGCTCTATCTCCACATAAACCTATTCTCTAGTAATATTCCCCATGAACTAGGCAATCTAGTTAACCTCTTGGATCTAGAAATCTCATACAATAATTTAATAGGTCCCATCCCTTCCAATTTAGGCAATCTCATCAACCTCAAGACCTTGTATCTCGATGTAAATAATTTATCTGGCACAATCCCTCATGAATTAGGCAATCTAGTGAACTTACGTAATCTAGAAATCTCAAAAAATCAACTCTCAGGTTCCATCCCCTCCACTTTAGGAAATCTCACCATGCTTGACATCTTGTACCTCTATACTAATAACTTATCTGGCACAATCCCTCATGAATTAGGCAACCTAGTGAACTTACGTAATCTAGGACTCTCAGAAAATCAACTCTCAGGTTCCATCCCTTCTACTTTAGGAAATCTCACCAATTTAATTGAATTTAATGCTTTGAACAACCAATTGTCAGGCTCTTTGTCCCAAGAACTAGGTAATCACACCAACTTGGTTTTCCTAGACATGTCTGATAACAATTTATCTGGTTACTTACCTTCACAAATTTGTAAAGGAGGTGTGCTTCAACATCTTGTTGTGGCAAACAACTATTTTAAGGGCCCCATTCCATCAAGTTTGAAAAACTGCTCTAGCTTATTTAGAGTTCGCCTTGACGGAAATAAGCTTAATGAAAATATCTCTGAAGCTTTTGGGATATACCCCAAACTAGACTACATTGACATGAGCTACAACCAATTATATGGCCAAATTTCATCAAGCTGGGCATATTGTCAAAATTTGACATCCTTTAAGGTTTCAGGAAACCTACTTACTGGAAGCATACCCTCTGAATTCGGGAAGTTGGCTCAACTACAACTTTTGGACCTTTCTTCCAATCAACTTGCAGGAGAAATACCAAAAGAGTTAGGTACTATGAGCTTATTGTTCAACTTGACTTTGAGTGGCAACAAAATATTTGGAATAATCCCCTTGGAGTTTAGAAAATTGTCCAATCTACAAATTCTTGATTTATCCAACAATGACATTAGTGGTCCAATACCCAAACAGTTAGAGGATTGCATTAACTTGCGCACCTTGAAATTGGGAAAAAATAAACTGAATGGGAGCATTCCATCTCAAATTGGAGGGTTAGAAAGATTGCAAGATGTGCTTGATTTGAGCCATAATTTTCTTGAAGGAGAGATACCATCACAACTAGCAGGTTTGACATATTTAATATCTTTGAACTTATCCCACAATAATTTGTCTGGTGCCATTCCTTCATCTTTTGGAAGCATGTTGAGTTTGTCGTCAATTGATGTATCGTACAATAATTTGGAAGGCCCAGTCCCAAAAAGCAAGTTGTTTCAAAATGCTCAAGCAGAATGGTTTATCCAAAACAAAGGTTTATGTGGTGAAGTGCCAAGTTTGCCTTCTTGTGGATCAACAACTGTAAGCATTCGGCATTCAACTAAAAACCATATTATACTCTTTGCTATCACTCCTACATTAGGTAGCTTGGTTCTTTTAGGTATGTTTGCTATCATCATTGCAGCTCTTTGTAGGAGAGGAAAACCTGCAGAGCAAAAAGATAATTATGTTATTATTGGTGATATATTTTCGATATTGAATTTTGATGGAAGAGTTGCCTATGACTACATCATTGATGCATCTGAAAATTTTGATGAGAAATATTGCATTGGAGGTGGAACATATGGCAAAGTTTATAAAGTAGAACTTCCAATGAAACAAGTGGTGGCTGTTAAAAAACTTCATCCAATGGAAGAAGTGTTTGACGAGAAAAGTTTTAAGAGCGAGATTCAAGCATTAACCAGAATTCGTCATCGCAACATTGTGAAACTTCATGGGTTTTGCTCAAATCCAGTTTGTAAATTTCTTATATATCAGTACATCGAGAAGGAAAGTTTAGCTAGCAACCTTCGCAGTCAAGAAACAGTAGAGGATTTGAATTGGGAGAGAAGAGTTCGTATTATCAAAGATGTGGCTCATGCTTTATCATATATGCACCATGATTGTAATCCATCCATAGTGCATCGAGATATTTCTAGTAATAATATACTATTAGACTCTGATTTCAAAGCCTATCTTTCGGACTTCGGCACTGCAAGAATTTTAAGATCGGATTTATCAAATTGGAGCATGCTAGCAGGCACAGTTGGATATACTGCCCCAG GAAACCTACTTACTGGAAGCATACCCTCCGAATTCGGGAAGTTGGCTCAACTACAACTTTTGGACCTTTCTTCCAATCAACTTGCAGGAGAAATACCAAAAGAGTTAG AGCTTTCATACACAACAAAGGCGAATGAGAAATGTGATGTATATAGCTTTGGCATAATAATATTAGAAATAATAATGGGAAAGCATCCGCGTGATCTTATCTCCTCTTTATCATCATCAAACATCCAGCAGATGTTATTCATTGATGTGTTAGATCAACGTATCTCACCTCCTACAGCTTATATGGTAAAAGAAGTACTGTTGCTGGCTATTATAGCATTTTCATGCATCCATGGTACACCACAAGCACGACCAACCATGCAAAGGGTATCTCATTTATTCATGAGTGGCAACATTCCAACTATTCACGAGCCATTCAATTCAATTAAATTACATCAATTAGTGGAGTTTTCAATATAG